GTTTCGGGCACCGGTCCCAACGCAACGCTTCCTGATGTCCACACGACCGTGATCACGCTGGATCCCGACGCGCCGTCGAGGATCTTCTATGTGGGGACAGACATTGGGTTCTTCTATACCAAGGACGCCGGGCGGACTTGGAAGGACGGGAACACCAATCTGGGGTTGCCCAAGGTCGCGGTGAACTCCATCTCGGTCGTTGGCAACCACGCCAACGCGACGATCTACGTGGCCACGTACGGGCGTGGTCTGTGGCAGGCACGGTATGGGGACCTTCCATGAGGCGCCCGCGGCCCGCCCCAAAAGTTGTGGACACGCGGGCCGAATGGCCTCGGTAGGCTAGCGCGCGGGAAGAGAATGCGGTAGCTTCTACTTTCCCATAGGAGGAAGCAAGCGAATGAGTATCACAGCACAAGGCGTCGACGCCCGAGCGTATCTGAGCGGATGGCTCCAGGGCCTCACCGGCATGTATTCGGCCGACATCATGGCGATCCCGGACGACCAGTGGGAGGCCACGCACGGTGGATGCACCAAGTCGGCGCGGGACCTCACGGCGGACGCGATCGGAATGCTCGGCTGGACGACCGAAGCGCTGAAGGGCAACGTCGTCGAACTTCAGGAGTCGTATGTGAACGAGCAGCTCAAGGGCGCCTGCGCGACGAAGGGGGGTGCGTGCGAGAAGTTGGCGGCCGCCTCGCAAGCGTTTGCCGCGGCCCTCAATTCGGCGAGCGACGAGGCTCTCAACGCGATGGTGACCCCGCCGTGGAAGATGGACGCTCCGCTCTTCCTGATCGCCCAGATCGCGGTCAGCCACCTCTGGTACCACGACGGCCAGCTCAACTACATCCAGTGCCTCCTGGGCGACGACCAGGTCCACTGGATGCATTAGGGACGGGAATCGGGAATCGGGAATCGGGAATCGGGAATCGGGAATCGGGAATCGGGAATCGGGAATCGCTCTTGAGTGCTCCATCGTCCTAACCCTCACGGAGGTGGACGATGGAGTTTCTCTCTGCATTGTGGATACCGATCGTCGTTTCGGCGGTCTTCGTTTGGATCGCCAGCTTCTTGACCCATATGGTGTTTCCGCACCACAAGAAGGAGTGGGTCGGGCTACCGGATGAGGCCAAGTTCAACGCGGCGCTCGAAGGGGTTCCTCCCGGACAGTACATGTTCCCATTCGGGACCATGGAGGATCAGAAGAACCCCGAGTTCCAGGCCAAGATGAAGGCGGGCCCTTGCGGCACGCTGACGATCTGGTCGGGTCCGGTGAACATGGGGCGGAACCTCGTGCTCACCCTTCTTTACTACATGGTGGTCGGCCTCTTTGCCGCTTACGTGGCGTGGCATGGGCTCGGGGAGGGGGAGCACCCCTATCTGCTGGTGTTTCGCATCACGGGTGCCGTTGCGTTTGCGGCGCACGGTTTGGGTTGGATGTCGCACGCCATCTGGTACGGCTGGAAGGGATTCTGGGCGGATCTGGCCGACGGTCTGCTGTACGCCCTCATCACCGGAGGCACCTTCGGCTGGCTCTGGCCGCACTGAGCACGCCGGGCCAGGCTCTTCCTCGTCTGGCTGAAGAACGACCTCAAAAAGGTCGCCCGGGGTCAAGTTGTAGCGAGACCCCGGGCTCAGAGGGCGTCCCGGCGCACCGGGAGCAGGGGGCTGAAATGGGACCGCGCGCCTCTTTCAGCATCCTGCGAGGAGGTTCCCTGGGTTACAGCTTCTTCAAAATGGCCAACATCCGGAGCCACGCCTTGTTGCGCCCCTCTTTGTTGGCGGCTTGCGCGTCGGGTTGTTCGCCGCTCCGCATGAAACCGTGTCCCGCGCCCTCGTAGACGACGGGTTCGTACGTCTTGCCGGCGGCCTTCATCAATCGCTCGCTCTCGGGAATGGTCGAGCTGACGCGGTTGTCGTTTCCGCCATAGAATCCATAGACGGGACACTGGATTTTGGCGAGCAGGGCGGGGTCGGTCGGCCCCGTGCCGTAGAACGGAAGCGCCGCGGAGAGATCCTTGCGCGCCGTCGCAAAGAGAAACGTCTGTGTCCCGCCCCAACAGAACCCCGCCACCGCGAGTTTGCCGTTTGCCGAGGGGAGTCTCTTTCCGTAGTCGCAGGCGGCGTTGAGATCGCCGATCACCTGCTGGGAGGGGAGGCCGCTGATCGCTTCACGAATCTTTCCGACGTCGGGAAAGGAGTCGGACCTGCCGCCGTTCGGACCCATGCCCGACAACAGGTCGGGGGCGATGGCGATGTAGCCGTACTCGGCCAGTCGGTCGGCGACGGACATGACCCAGTCGGACATTCCCATGATCTCGTGGATGACGATCACGACGGGGGCCTTCTCCTTGCGCTCCGGATAGACGACGAAGCACTTCACCTTGCGCGGACCGTTGTCGACGGACACCCACTCCTGGTGGCGGGGCGACGCGTCGACGCGCTCCTTGGCCCAATCCTGGGCGAAACCGGACGCGGCGACGAGCAGGGCGGCGGTCAAGGCAAGCAGTCTCATATCCCCATTCTACGAGATCGTCCCTTCAGGGGAGAAGCGCGGGTGGTGGCTCCGTAGTGATCACGACCAGCTTCTCGATCCCGTTCCAGACGACCTTGGCGCCGAGCGCCTCGCTGATGAAGCGCAGCGGGATCAGGGTGCTGCCCTCGATGATCTGGGGAGCGACGTCGAGGATGACGGGCACATCGTTGCGCAGGGCGGTCGTCTCTCCGATGCGCATCCAGATGTGGCGGCCTTCCTTCTCGGCGGTCACAACCTTCTTCTCGTCGTCCCAAGTCACGGTGGCGCCAAGCTGTTCGAACACGCTCCGTACCGGAACGAGCACGCGTCCGTCCCGGATTTGGGGTGGCGTGCCGTCGTAGGTGCCGGGGACTCCGTTCACCTCGACGCGAACGATCTGGCCCTGGCCCATCGGGAGGGCGACCACCGCGGCCACGACGCAAGTCAGCAACGTGTTCATCGATTCGATTATTCCCGACTTTGCCACAATGGGGACGGACGCGCGGCCAATCGCGCTGGAGGATTGAATGCGTTGGAAGGGACGGCGCGAGAGCGGCAACATCGAGGATCGCCGCGGGGCGAGGACGACGGCGGTCGGCGGGGGAATCGGGGTGGTGGTCCTCCTCCTGATCGCCTGGGCGCTCGGCGGGGACCCGGTGCAATTGCTGTCGCAGTTGAGCGAGGGCGGCGTGCAACAGGGCCAGAGCGCACCCGACCCGGCGGAGGAGCCGCTGCGGGAGTTCGTCGCGGTGACCCTGGCGGATACGGAGCAGGTTTGGAACGAGTTGCTCCCCCAACAGGCGGGTGTCGCGTACCGCGAGCCCAAGCTGGTGCTCTTCACGGACCGGGTTCAGAGCGCGTGCGGGTTGGCGGGGGCGGCGGTCGGTCCGTTCTACTGTCCCGAAGATGAAGATGTGTACCTCGACCTCGGATTCTTCGAGACGCTTTCCAAGCGTTTGGGCGCCAAGGGGGATTTTGCCAGGGCGTACGTGGTCGCCCACGAGGTGGGCCACCATGTGCAGAAGATATTGGGCACGATGGAACGGGTCGACGCCCAAAGACGGCGATTGAGCGAGCGCGAAGCCAATGCTCTGACGGTCCGCCTCGAACTGCAGGCGGACTTCTACGCGGGCGTGTGGGCCCATCACGCCCGGTCGGTCGCGGGGCTGGACGAAGCCGACATCCGCGAAGCGATCGAAGCCGCGGGAGCGATCGGAGACGACACGCTTCAGATGAAGGCTCGCGGGGAGGTGGTGCCCGACGCGTTCACGCACGGCACCAGCGCGCAGCGCACCCGCTGGTTTCTCCGAGGATGGGAGACCGGTCGGTTGTCCGAAGGCGACACGTTTGCGGCGCGGTCGCTCTAGGTTTTGTTCGAACCCGCAATTTTGCGGGGGTCAGGCCGCGGCAAAATCGGATACGGTGGACAGGCGGCA
This genomic interval from Fimbriimonadaceae bacterium contains the following:
- a CDS encoding dienelactone hydrolase family protein; translation: MRLLALTAALLVAASGFAQDWAKERVDASPRHQEWVSVDNGPRKVKCFVVYPERKEKAPVVIVIHEIMGMSDWVMSVADRLAEYGYIAIAPDLLSGMGPNGGRSDSFPDVGKIREAISGLPSQQVIGDLNAACDYGKRLPSANGKLAVAGFCWGGTQTFLFATARKDLSAALPFYGTGPTDPALLAKIQCPVYGFYGGNDNRVSSTIPESERLMKAAGKTYEPVVYEGAGHGFMRSGEQPDAQAANKEGRNKAWLRMLAILKKL
- a CDS encoding zinc metallopeptidase, yielding MRWKGRRESGNIEDRRGARTTAVGGGIGVVVLLLIAWALGGDPVQLLSQLSEGGVQQGQSAPDPAEEPLREFVAVTLADTEQVWNELLPQQAGVAYREPKLVLFTDRVQSACGLAGAAVGPFYCPEDEDVYLDLGFFETLSKRLGAKGDFARAYVVAHEVGHHVQKILGTMERVDAQRRRLSEREANALTVRLELQADFYAGVWAHHARSVAGLDEADIREAIEAAGAIGDDTLQMKARGEVVPDAFTHGTSAQRTRWFLRGWETGRLSEGDTFAARSL
- a CDS encoding copper amine oxidase N-terminal domain-containing protein; amino-acid sequence: MNTLLTCVVAAVVALPMGQGQIVRVEVNGVPGTYDGTPPQIRDGRVLVPVRSVFEQLGATVTWDDEKKVVTAEKEGRHIWMRIGETTALRNDVPVILDVAPQIIEGSTLIPLRFISEALGAKVVWNGIEKLVVITTEPPPALLP